A genomic segment from Nicotiana tabacum cultivar K326 chromosome 7, ASM71507v2, whole genome shotgun sequence encodes:
- the LOC107782208 gene encoding serine/arginine-rich SC35-like splicing factor SCL28 isoform X1, producing MGRHRSRSRSYSPVRRKRYDEPRDRRHDRRSPAPSGLLVRNISLSARPEDVRVPFERFGPVKDVYLPKNYYTGEPRGFGFVKFRYAEDAAEAKAHLNCTVIGGREISIVFAEENRKTPQEMNRVLRTSGPSARGSYRRHSPQRFPSRRYHSYSRSASPARRDSRDRDRENRDDYYSPRRCRSKSPSVSPRDERNYRLNGRSSRQSRQMSRSNTPRIQKKGRPSPSPRDNRLIVHDLDSARRRLERSGRNVDSSARSRSRSYRSVKH from the exons ATGGGAAGGCACAGAAGCCGTAGCAGGAGTTACAGCCCCGTGCGACGTAAACGCTACGACGAACCACGTGACCGTCGCCACGACCGTCGCTCTCCCGCACCTTCTGGCCTTCTTGTTCGTAACATCTCCCTTAGCGCCAG GCCAGAAGATGTCAGGGTCCCCTTTGAACGTTTTGGTCCTGTAAAAGATGTCTATCTGCCCAAGAATTACTATACTGG GGAACCACGAGGATTTGGCTTTGTGAAGTTCCGTTATGCCGAAGATGCAGCTGAAGCAAAAGCACACTTAAACTGTACAGTTATTGGTGGACGTGAAATTAGTATTGTTTTTGCGGAGGAGAATCGAAAGACCCCTCAAGAAATGAATAGGGTTTTACGCACAAG TGGACCTAGTGCTCGAGGCAGCTACAGGAGACACAGTCCACAAAGGTTCCCAAGTCGCAGATATCACT CTTACTCGCGCTCGGCTTCCCCAGCACGACGTGACTCAAG GGACAGGGATCGTGAGAATCGGGATGATTACTATTCTCCAAGGAGATGCAGGTCAAAATCTCCGTCTGTTTCTCCAAGGGATGAAAGAAATTATAGGTTGAATGGAAGATCTTCTAGACAATCCCGGCAAATGTCCAGGTCAAATACTCCACGCATTCAGAAAAAAGGTAGGCCCAGCCCGAGTCCAAGAGATAATAGACTGATTGTTCATGATTTGGACTCTGCCCGAAGGAGGCTCGAGAGATCTGGTAGAAATGTAGACAGCTCAGCCAGATCTCGCTCTAGGTCCTACAGGTCTGTGAAACATTAA
- the LOC107782208 gene encoding serine/arginine-rich SC35-like splicing factor SCL28 isoform X2 — translation MGRHRSRSRSYSPVRRKRYDEPRDRRHDRRSPAPSGLLVRNISLSARPEDVRVPFERFGPVKDVYLPKNYYTGEPRGFGFVKFRYAEDAAEAKAHLNCTVIGGREISIVFAEENRKTPQEMNRVLRTSGPSARGSYRRHSPQRFPSRRYHSYSRSASPARRDSRDRDRENRDDYYSPRRCRSKSPSVSPRDERNYRLNGRSSRQSRQMSRSNTPRIQKKGRPSPSPRDNRLIVHDLDSARRRLERSGRNVDSSARSRSRSYSPH, via the exons ATGGGAAGGCACAGAAGCCGTAGCAGGAGTTACAGCCCCGTGCGACGTAAACGCTACGACGAACCACGTGACCGTCGCCACGACCGTCGCTCTCCCGCACCTTCTGGCCTTCTTGTTCGTAACATCTCCCTTAGCGCCAG GCCAGAAGATGTCAGGGTCCCCTTTGAACGTTTTGGTCCTGTAAAAGATGTCTATCTGCCCAAGAATTACTATACTGG GGAACCACGAGGATTTGGCTTTGTGAAGTTCCGTTATGCCGAAGATGCAGCTGAAGCAAAAGCACACTTAAACTGTACAGTTATTGGTGGACGTGAAATTAGTATTGTTTTTGCGGAGGAGAATCGAAAGACCCCTCAAGAAATGAATAGGGTTTTACGCACAAG TGGACCTAGTGCTCGAGGCAGCTACAGGAGACACAGTCCACAAAGGTTCCCAAGTCGCAGATATCACT CTTACTCGCGCTCGGCTTCCCCAGCACGACGTGACTCAAG GGACAGGGATCGTGAGAATCGGGATGATTACTATTCTCCAAGGAGATGCAGGTCAAAATCTCCGTCTGTTTCTCCAAGGGATGAAAGAAATTATAGGTTGAATGGAAGATCTTCTAGACAATCCCGGCAAATGTCCAGGTCAAATACTCCACGCATTCAGAAAAAAGGTAGGCCCAGCCCGAGTCCAAGAGATAATAGACTGATTGTTCATGATTTGGACTCTGCCCGAAGGAGGCTCGAGAGATCTGGTAGAAATGTAGACAGCTCAGCCAGATCTCGCTCTAGGTCCTACAG TCCTCATTGA